In Plectropomus leopardus isolate mb chromosome 17, YSFRI_Pleo_2.0, whole genome shotgun sequence, the DNA window ATATGACATGACTGGACATAGCTTCACCCAAAAGGTatgaatcacttttttgtggtttaaccAAGGTTGTGTATTTCATGCACtgtaaaacttgagcaaatctTGGTGAACCTGCAGGGGTCATTGTAGTCGGTGGGGGATTCAGACTTTTTTAGCGGCCggggtgaaaaacaaaaacaggtccTAGCTGCATGCGGCACCAGAGTGCAGAAAGTCCTCTAGCAGCCTATTTGGTTTATGTGGATCACAGTACACAGATCAGGCAGCAGTGTTTAGCACCTTGTGTTGAAACTAACAAGAGACAAACTGTATTATGGCCAATATTCACTAGATGCCCACATTATTGTTAAATGTgcacttttggtttttttcagtACCAAACTTACAAAATCCAAAGAGGAGGACCAGAGATGCTTTACCCTTTTTCCTTCACTGACATCATGGGCCTTGAGAGGGGAAACGATAGAGGAATTTGTGTGGAGGACATCAAACTGGCCATGATGGGACACATAAACGATGGATACACTGTACAGTCACTCAATTCATAAAATTCTGTTGGATAAATTTCAGTAATGCAATCCAGCATTGTGATCTGTTTCACActaacaaatttattttatgaaaagacaTAGAAACTATTTATATGCCAAAggcataatttaatttaattttacattgttttccaGTTCAATCCCTCTCTCTCAAATACGCAAGGATTCAATATTACAACACAAACCCCACACCAAAGGACCGTGTTCATGTTCTGGTTTGTGtcatctcttctttctctcccatACTCGACGTTTTGAGTGATACACTATTCATAAAGATGAGAGAAGTCAGACTTGCTGCCAGAGACATGGGTAAGAGTTAGGGTTAGTTATTGGGATGCATTCATTAAATTCAATAACCTGACAAACATTATCTTGATTTATTTGGATTCTGCTCTGTATCTGCAGGGATTCCTCTAATGGCTATTCTCACCAAAATTGATGAAACCTGTCCAGAGGTCGAAAAAGATATAAAGAACGTGTATAAGAGCAAGCACCTGAAGAGACAGGTAAGTTTTTCTCTGTCTATAGAGAGTTGTTACTAAAGTGGGAATGAttcttttttacatattaaCAAACTTACACAAATATCTCTTGTGAGCAACACTTTGCTGCCATTActcaaatgtcaaattattcacATTTAGATGGAGGAATTGAGTTTGGCCCTGGGTATTCCACTTTACCGCATATTTCCTGTTAAGAACTACCACTCAGAGATCGACACAAACGCAGACACTGACGCACTGATACTGAGCGCACTGAGACGGATAATTAACTTTGGAGAAGACTTCCTCAATGACCTGTAAGACCTCCATACTGCCAAAGTCAGTCTCCAACACAAAATAGactttgtgattttcttttatgcatttgtatttttgtattattaagCTTATGCTGttagttgttggtttttttgagTTGGTAGTTTCTGGCATTGTATCTCTCATTGATCATGAAACTGGTGATCAGCAGGTCAAATGGCTTGTCTATGCTAAAATTTGGTTGAATTTCCTCCAAAAGTGTCACTTCTTAGACAACTGATAACGTTCGCTGTACATATTGTTCTAACAGTATTTTCTGTTTCGGTGTTTGAACCTGTAATACATTGAGACATTGTGTTTTAGTACAGCTGTTCAGCTGAAACCACAATAAATGAACGTAGCAAAGTGTGTTGATAGTTACTCTCTATTTCATTCCTCCTGGTCCACAAGGGGTAGCCAAAGCTTCACAGGCAGTCCAGAGGCTGTTTTCAGGACTGAAACTATTTATTTACCTTAACTATATACAGTAGGTCTATGTCTCTgcatttcatctttttatgtgaagaaaattaaatgaaattgttattttatggctatattttaaattttaaatttgttaaaaataaataacaaaaaaaaaattgaaaaagccTTTCAAGTATGtatgattgtttaaaaaaaaaagaaattaaaaagttcCTGCTAATGACAGGAGAACTCAGCTTGATGCAGTATTCACAGGAGATAATCTGCTCAAAACTgctcattttacacaaacttcctgcatTTATTTCATTCACCATTTGGGCCAATTGTTCATTTTATCTGCTGTCGCTGTGCTGTTTTGTCATGCATTGAATGACATATCAATAAAGTATTCCtcttaggttaaaaaaaatgtcagggtTATCAGTTTATCTCATGACAGTAAAGGGAGACAAGGAGGCCTCATGGTGACAAATGAAGATGTAAAACTATTGTAGGAATTTTAATTTCAACtggacatgcttttttttttaattaaaattaaatataaaataggcTAAAACTACATTAAGCCTGAAGGTGCCCCATGACTCAGTATTGTGTAATGGAATTACTTATGAAATCAAcgtgattttttcccccttaactTTGTAATTTATTCACATAATCGCTTTCAAAATAAGACTGAGTTACTTTCTTCTGTAGTTAACCTTGAAATCATTCAGAAAGACTGCACAATTCAAGCTGTCagtgcaaatatgtttttttttctgtcagtgcaAATCATCTTACGTCGTTGGCATGATGTGACGTCATCACGTCATCTGGTCAACAGCTCAGCTGTTTGTTGGTGCCTTTAGGGGCCATTGGAAATAATAACACTCACCTCGCAGGACATGTAGTGCGCATGTCATTCtgtttaaaactgtaaatgtattCCTAAACATTTACGATTTTACAtgaattctgttttttcatctaGTAAGATATTAccataaaatgtgtctttttcttccCATAAGAAACATCTATATATATTTGGGATATTTactattattagtagtagtggTAGAAGTAGTTGTAGTAATAGTGATAATAgcactattattgttattgctaCTATGAttagtattactattattgCTATTATCGTTAGTACTGTTATTATAAA includes these proteins:
- the LOC121956279 gene encoding interferon-induced protein 44-like yields the protein MQSSIVIFQSLSLKYARIQYYNTNPTPKDRVHVLVCVISSFSPILDVLSDTLFIKMREVRLAARDMGIPLMAILTKIDETCPEVEKDIKNVYKSKHLKRQMEELSLALGIPLYRIFPVKNYHSEIDTNADTDALILSALRRIINFGEDFLNDL